In Providencia rettgeri, the following proteins share a genomic window:
- a CDS encoding site-specific integrase: protein MATLERIHFVPHYLVRRENAVAYSPSSSRPSIEGLPQIFWADYAPWREANLWAVERATTGDASLKTVASNMNGLLNYAKFLESRDLQWFEFPARKADRCLVLYRGALIKMRDAGQIGPSTASEYMRNCIMFYRWVRHRELLSPHVQLWREKPYVVKYFDRVGFERTISGTTTDLSIPNRKRPGQTLEDGLLPVSETDRDAILDFAAENATPELYLMLALGFFTGMRLGSICDLKIQSLERAAPDPSAEGLLRLAVGPGAAPPVHTKFGVTGQVWIPEALRDELLEYAKGWRRMEREAKASPENRDLLFLTRFGNAYGRRGTDQSSAVNVEMSEFRKRGVKAELQVLRKFRFHQSRCTFGTELARLALSACADVAIVIATVSDALLHGPNSEATTFKYIRFVQALPIKQALSNSFMAAFSGIGAGARHDG from the coding sequence ATGGCGACGCTAGAGCGCATTCATTTCGTGCCCCATTACCTCGTGCGCAGAGAGAACGCCGTCGCATACTCCCCCAGTAGCAGCCGGCCATCCATTGAGGGCTTGCCCCAAATCTTTTGGGCAGACTATGCACCTTGGAGGGAGGCAAACCTGTGGGCAGTGGAGCGAGCAACGACTGGTGACGCTTCTCTTAAGACCGTTGCCAGTAACATGAATGGCCTTCTCAATTACGCTAAATTTCTTGAATCTCGTGATTTGCAGTGGTTCGAGTTTCCCGCTCGCAAAGCTGACCGCTGCCTGGTGCTATACCGAGGGGCGTTGATCAAGATGCGCGATGCCGGCCAGATCGGCCCATCCACGGCGTCTGAGTACATGCGCAATTGCATCATGTTCTATCGGTGGGTAAGGCATAGGGAGCTTCTTTCTCCACACGTCCAGCTGTGGCGGGAAAAACCCTACGTCGTTAAATACTTCGACCGGGTGGGGTTCGAGCGAACGATCAGCGGAACCACCACCGACCTCAGCATCCCGAACCGTAAGCGCCCAGGCCAAACGCTTGAAGATGGGCTGTTGCCAGTCTCGGAGACCGATCGCGATGCAATTCTGGATTTCGCCGCAGAGAACGCCACGCCCGAGCTCTACCTCATGTTGGCCCTTGGATTTTTTACCGGGATGCGGCTCGGCAGCATCTGTGATCTCAAGATTCAGTCTCTGGAGCGCGCCGCCCCCGACCCTTCCGCTGAAGGGCTTCTACGCCTTGCAGTTGGTCCAGGCGCAGCTCCGCCAGTGCACACGAAATTCGGTGTGACTGGCCAGGTCTGGATACCCGAAGCGTTGCGTGATGAATTGCTGGAATATGCCAAAGGCTGGCGGAGGATGGAACGAGAGGCGAAAGCCTCGCCCGAGAATCGTGATTTGCTGTTCTTGACCCGCTTTGGTAACGCCTATGGCAGGCGCGGCACCGATCAGTCATCTGCTGTGAATGTTGAGATGTCCGAGTTTCGAAAACGGGGCGTCAAAGCAGAACTACAGGTGCTCCGTAAATTCCGCTTCCATCAGTCGCGCTGCACCTTCGGTACCGAATTGGCACGTCTGGCGCTATCGGCTTGTGCCGATGTCGCTATTGTAATTGCGACGGTCAGCGACGCGTTGCTCCATGGGCCTAACTCTGAAGCCACCACCTTCAAATACATCCGATTCGTACAGGCACTGCCGATCAAACAAGCCCTCTCAAATAGCTTCATGGCGGCATTTAGCGGGATCGGCGCTGGGGCGCGGCACGATGGATAG
- a CDS encoding site-specific integrase yields the protein MDSSEFDLTFPMLEYGATETPWDLRPLLFRGGAAAKVKHVGRQIAQGELGSPLPERFELVTQLHEHMTDDLAGGGSRFSVQNKISALRRFFAWIDSENVNLSLETAADTFIRWTDHLLQRHRVERNFSDGSLYDLTRLTATMLDRALDRQASLSKSTRIRKPRGKGKVHTSKADKQNLQNTFAFGHLLADVCEALTWRGTMAPLPVCISLRTGQVLELWSGLQSPEKVAARRTRPQNQAQIEASLAARAAHDADRTLRTRFPIVNLRIESELLMFIAQTGLNLQQAHTLRVEQFHYTSHIDGYQVRTYKNRREGEVLFEIFASYREWFERYLEWRSEWFPNEPDGLLFPLIRSGGRILEEATQFTNVTRICRELGIPIVRPRKLRGTRINWLLRESQNPQQVAELAQHTVQTLIRVYADPHPQIAMVEITRFHQQTDPSLSPPAPGRCVSATPEPVGTMPKNGPRPDCINAAGCLFCTQHRDIESEDHVWSLGSLRHLKSLELARYRPSSSGKHLTTEHPALLVIDRLTAKLRFFEESSEVRRLWVEEARARISEGDYHPAWDGFIRLAELRQRSA from the coding sequence ATGGATAGTTCCGAATTCGACCTCACTTTCCCGATGCTTGAGTATGGGGCCACTGAAACGCCCTGGGACCTCCGGCCGCTGCTGTTTCGCGGAGGTGCAGCAGCAAAGGTGAAGCATGTGGGCCGCCAGATCGCGCAGGGCGAACTCGGCAGTCCCTTGCCGGAACGTTTCGAGCTGGTGACGCAGCTGCATGAGCACATGACTGACGACCTTGCTGGTGGCGGAAGTCGCTTCTCGGTGCAGAACAAGATCAGTGCATTGCGCCGATTCTTTGCCTGGATCGATTCAGAAAACGTGAATCTCAGTCTCGAGACGGCGGCCGACACGTTCATTCGTTGGACCGATCACTTGCTCCAGCGTCATCGAGTCGAACGCAATTTCAGCGATGGGTCCCTGTACGATCTCACCAGGCTCACGGCGACGATGCTGGACCGAGCATTGGACCGCCAAGCAAGCCTGAGCAAGAGCACACGTATTCGCAAGCCGCGCGGCAAAGGCAAGGTACATACGAGCAAAGCGGACAAGCAGAATCTGCAAAACACCTTCGCATTCGGACACCTTCTAGCTGACGTATGCGAGGCATTGACCTGGAGGGGGACAATGGCCCCCCTCCCAGTTTGTATTTCGTTACGCACCGGCCAAGTGCTGGAACTATGGTCGGGATTGCAGAGCCCCGAGAAAGTAGCGGCCCGCCGTACCAGGCCGCAAAACCAAGCGCAAATCGAAGCATCCCTGGCGGCGCGTGCCGCCCACGATGCAGATCGGACACTGCGGACCCGTTTCCCCATCGTCAATTTACGGATCGAGAGTGAATTGCTGATGTTCATCGCCCAGACCGGTCTGAACCTCCAGCAAGCACATACCCTGCGGGTTGAGCAGTTTCATTACACCAGCCACATAGACGGCTACCAGGTACGTACCTACAAAAATCGACGGGAAGGAGAAGTGCTATTCGAGATCTTTGCCAGTTATCGAGAGTGGTTCGAGCGCTATCTCGAATGGCGTTCCGAATGGTTTCCCAATGAGCCGGATGGTTTGCTCTTTCCGCTTATACGTAGCGGGGGACGAATCCTAGAAGAGGCGACGCAGTTCACGAACGTTACGCGCATCTGCCGCGAGCTTGGCATACCGATAGTGAGACCGCGAAAACTGCGCGGGACGCGCATCAACTGGTTGCTTCGGGAGTCCCAGAATCCCCAACAGGTTGCGGAGTTGGCCCAGCATACGGTGCAAACGCTGATACGCGTATATGCCGACCCCCATCCGCAGATCGCTATGGTGGAAATTACGCGCTTCCATCAGCAAACCGATCCGTCCCTTTCACCTCCTGCTCCTGGTAGATGTGTATCGGCCACACCTGAACCAGTGGGCACGATGCCGAAGAATGGTCCGCGACCCGACTGCATCAATGCTGCCGGTTGCCTGTTCTGTACCCAGCACCGGGATATCGAAAGTGAGGATCATGTGTGGTCTCTCGGTAGCTTGCGCCACCTCAAATCGCTTGAACTGGCACGCTACCGCCCATCCAGTTCGGGTAAGCACCTGACGACAGAGCATCCGGCCCTGCTGGTGATCGATCGGCTGACGGCCAAACTGCGCTTCTTCGAAGAAAGTAGCGAGGTCCGCAGGCTTTGGGTCGAAGAAGCCAGAGCGCGCATAAGTGAAGGTGACTACCACCCGGCCTGGGATGGCTTCATCCGATTGGCAGAACTGCGACAAAGATCAGCATGA